A window of the Ipomoea triloba cultivar NCNSP0323 chromosome 14, ASM357664v1 genome harbors these coding sequences:
- the LOC116004387 gene encoding G-type lectin S-receptor-like serine/threonine-protein kinase RLK1 has translation MAHPLLYLLFLVFPLHTLAQNTATIAVNQTLNTASEPWVSSPSGVFAFGFQKIQATEDQFMLCIWYANIPQRTIVWHANISAAPQGSTVRVDSSFGLILSDSEGNKLWSPGDGLSQVIDHAFLNDTGNLVLVGRDSTVVWDTFSHPTDTLLPTQEMEIGGMLISRRSEANFSQGRFYLRMLGDGNMVLSTKSVSTNLDFDSEYYNSGTSDPTISDYKLGFTELGSLYILKGSNKTVEITPPRSIYSGSYVRLSLNFDGVLSLYSIPKISTVNQIWSSNWSQPDNICTAIHGNYGSGACGYNNVCSIDDDNTKRPSCKCPQGYSLIDPSDEYGSCGINFVQICDESLGTERGSSEDLYEIIEVNNTNWPFNDIEHINPCGEDECKASCLNDCLCDVAIYGGSGCWKKRLPLSNGVYGPNIAAKAFLKLRKNGLLEKQNNGFPDKKKDHGTLIVVGSVLLGSSVFINFLFITTTCLGFSFIYKSKIKKPNPSVQSNLHCFLYNELAKATNEFREEIGRGASAIVYKGEIPLGSGNIVAVKKLDRVAHDSEKEFKAEVNVIGQTHHKHLVRLLGYCNEGQHQLLVYEYMRNGSVASFLFSDLTPSWSERTKIAFGIAHGLTYLHEECNTQIIHCDIKPQNILLDEDYNARISDFGLAKLLRVNESRTHTNIRGTKGYVAPEWFRNNKVTVKVDVYSFGILLMEIITGQRSVGDIEIDGSDKVILADWVIDCFQEKRLDLLVENDAEALNDMEMVDRFVMTAIWCIQEDPSLRPTMRKVNQMLEGVVQVPVPPYPYSFT, from the coding sequence ATGGCGCACCCTCTTCTTTATCTTCTCTTCCTTGTGTTCCCGTTGCACACTTTAGCTCAAAACACCGCCACTATTGCTGTTAACCAAACCCTTAACACGGCCAGCGAACCATGGGTCTCATCACCATCTGGTGTTTTTGCATTTGGGTTCCAGAAAATTCAAGCCACAGAAGACCAGTTCATGCTATGCATATGGTACGCCAATATACCCCAACGCACCATAGTTTGGCATGCTAATATTTCTGCTGCTCCGCAAGGATCAACTGTGCGGGTGGACTCTAGTTTCGGCCTAATTCTCAGTGATTCTGAAGGCAACAAATTATGGTCACCTGGTGATGGCTTAAGTCAAGTAATTGATCATGCATTTCTGAATGATACTGGAAATCTTGTCCTTGTGGGAAGGGATTCTACAGTGGTGTGGGATACCTTTTCCCATCCAACTGATACTTTGTTGCCCACCCAGGAGATGGAGATTGGAGGCATGCTCATCTCTCGACGCTCTGAAGCCAATTTCTCTCAAGGTAGATTCTATCTTCGGATGCTTGGTGATGGGAATATGGTTCTTTCAACCAAAAGCGTTTCCACAAATTTGGATTTCGATTCCGAGTACTATAACAGCGGTACTTCTGATCCAACAATTTCTGACTATAAACTGGGATTTACTGAATTGGGTTCACTATATATATTGAAAGGAAGCAACAAAACGGTAGAGATCACTCCGCCACGTTCTATCTATTCTGGGAGTTATGTAAGACTGAGTCTCAACTTTGATGGAGTGCTCAGTCTGTATAGTATTCCTAAGATTTCTACCGTTAACCAAATCTGGAGCTCTAATTGGTCTCAACCCGATAATATCTGCACTGCAATTCATGGAAATTATGGCAGTGGAGCTTGTGGGTATAACAACGTGTGCTCAATTGATGATGATAATACCAAGAGACCATCTTGTAAGTGCCCTCAAGGTTATTCACTGATTGATCCAAGTGATGAGTATGGGAGCTGTGGAATAAATTTTGTTCAGATTTGTGATGAATCCCTGGGGACTGAGAGAGGTTCATCTGAAGATCTCTACGAAATTATTGAGGTAAATAATACGAATTGGCCATTTAATGACATTGAGCATATTAATCCTTGTGGTGAAGATGAGTGCAAAGCTTCTTGTTTGAATGATTGTTTATGTGATGTTGCCATTTATGGAGGCTCGGGTTGTTGGAAGAAGAGATTGCCTCTCTCAAATGGGGTCTACGGTCCCAATATCGCTGCGAAAGCTTTCCTCAAACTAAGGAAAAATGGTCTTCTAGAGAAGCAAAATAATGGTTTTCCAGACAAGAAAAAGGATCATGGAACCTTGATCGTTGTGGGTTCTGTGCTCTTGGGTAGCTCTGTGTTCATCAATTTTCTATTCATTACCACAACCTGTTTGGGATTCTCCTTTATTTACAAGAGCAAAATCAAGAAACCTAACCCTTCAGTGCAATCAAATCTGCATTGTTTCTTGTATAATGAGCTTGCAAAAGCCACAAATGAGTTTAGGGAAGAAATAGGCAGAGGTGCTTCCGCAATTGTCTATAAAGGGGAAATCCCATTGGGGTCTGGAAACATTGTGGCTGTCAAGAAGTTGGATCGAGTAGCTCATGACTCAGAGAAGGAGTTCAAAGCCGAGGTAAATGTTATTGGGCAAACGCATCACAAGCATTTAGTCCGCCTGCTCGGGTACTGCAACGAGGGTCAACATCAACTATTGGTTTATGAGTACATGAGAAATGGGAGTGTAGCAAGTTTCCTTTTCAGCGATTTGACACCGAGTTGGAGTGAGAGGACCAAAATTGCCTTCGGGATTGCCCACGGCCTCACTTACTTACATGAAGAATGCAACACGCAAATCATCCACTGCGACATAAAGCCTCAGAATATACTTCTTGATGAGGATTACAATGCTCGAATCTCAGATTTCGGCTTGGCAAAGCTTCTTAGGGTGAACGAGAGTCGAACTCACACTAATATTAGGGGGACAAAAGGTTACGTTGCTCCTGAGTGGTTCAGAAACAATAAAGTCACGGTGAAAGTAGATGTGTACAGCTTTGGCATATTGTTGATGGAGATCATAACTGGTCAAAGAAGTGTGGGTGATATAGAAATAGATGGATCAGATAAAGTCATTCTGGCTGATTGGGTCATTGATTGCTTCCAAGAGAAGAGATTGGATTTATTAGTTGAAAATGATGCAGAGGCCTTAAATGATATGGAGATGGTGGATCGGTTTGTAATGACAGCTATTTGGTGCATTCAGGAAGACCCTTCTCTGAGGCCAACCATGAGAAAAGTCAACCAAATGCTTGAAGGTGTTGTTCAAGTTCCTGTACCTCCATATCCATACTCTTTTACTTAG